Proteins found in one Erythrobacter sp. 3-20A1M genomic segment:
- a CDS encoding class I SAM-dependent methyltransferase: MNGNQLVSNITAPEDHGEFTPLLGKSFLTPLYDRAIGLFTREHLWRQRIVEELHLVPGDRVIDVGSGTGTLLKALMTDCPEAGLIGVEPDPDALALARRKFGAGADLVKWHNGFLESLKLPAGWQPNKIVSSLVLHQVPLRKKQTILETIESLLVPGGTVLISDYMKQDSPLMRSLFRATVQSLDGISDTQPSADGEVEKLFAEIFTEPCLLQRFPTATGTISLWRGYKKGIAQ; this comes from the coding sequence ATGAATGGAAACCAACTCGTGAGCAATATCACCGCACCTGAAGATCACGGCGAATTTACGCCTCTTCTTGGCAAGAGCTTTCTGACGCCGCTTTACGACCGGGCGATCGGTCTGTTCACCCGCGAACATCTCTGGCGCCAAAGGATTGTCGAAGAGCTGCACCTTGTCCCCGGCGACCGGGTGATCGATGTTGGCAGCGGAACCGGCACTCTTCTCAAGGCCTTGATGACGGATTGTCCGGAAGCGGGTCTGATCGGTGTCGAACCCGACCCGGATGCGCTCGCGCTTGCGCGGCGCAAGTTTGGCGCGGGAGCCGATCTCGTGAAATGGCACAATGGCTTTCTCGAAAGCCTCAAGCTACCCGCAGGGTGGCAGCCGAACAAGATCGTCAGCAGCCTCGTCCTGCACCAGGTCCCCTTGCGCAAGAAGCAGACAATCCTGGAAACCATCGAAAGCTTGCTCGTGCCAGGCGGAACCGTGTTGATCTCCGATTATATGAAGCAGGATAGCCCACTCATGCGGAGCCTCTTCCGGGCGACCGTCCAGTCTCTTGACGGCATAAGCGACACGCAGCCCAGCGCCGACGGCGAAGTCGAAAAACTGTTCGCCGAAATCTTCACCGAGCCATGCCTGCTCCAACGGTTCCCGACGGCAACCGGGACGATCTCGCTATGGCGCGGATACAAGAAAGGAATTGCACAATGA
- a CDS encoding Spy/CpxP family protein refolding chaperone: MKTTHIVLAVLLAALAGCLGAIAADRWANHEAGSGLHDFVHDELTLTADQEQRLDALEARFAVERARLEGSARAANARLAQAMETEHEYGPEVSAAIDEVHARMGDLQKATVRHVFDMREILEPEQQRQFDRKVSDALTRDPRD; encoded by the coding sequence TTGAAGACGACGCATATCGTTCTCGCGGTGCTTCTCGCAGCACTTGCAGGATGCCTCGGCGCGATTGCCGCGGACCGCTGGGCCAATCACGAGGCTGGCTCCGGCCTCCACGATTTCGTGCACGACGAACTCACCCTGACGGCCGACCAGGAGCAGCGTCTCGATGCGCTCGAGGCTCGTTTCGCTGTCGAAAGGGCACGGCTCGAAGGATCGGCGCGTGCAGCCAATGCCCGGCTCGCCCAGGCGATGGAAACCGAGCATGAGTACGGTCCCGAGGTCTCGGCCGCGATCGACGAGGTGCATGCACGCATGGGCGATCTGCAGAAAGCAACGGTGCGCCATGTCTTCGACATGCGCGAAATTCTCGAACCCGAGCAGCAACGCCAGTTCGACCGCAAGGTCTCCGACGCCTTGACCCGCGACCCTCGCGACTGA
- a CDS encoding RNA polymerase sigma factor, translating to MSGAGDNPDEALVSQARAGNKRAFSQLVEHETGRLLALGTRMLSSPSQAEDVVQDSLASVWLTRHRLDPDKPIGPYLTTVVLNRCRDRLRRRKVAGFFGLSGDDELHSIADDLPGPEALAVSREELNLVQAEIARMPVRLREALVLVTIEGRSQAEAADLLGTTEKAIETRVYRARNRLKERFEKL from the coding sequence ATGTCGGGGGCGGGCGACAATCCGGATGAGGCCCTTGTTTCGCAGGCGAGGGCTGGAAACAAGCGGGCTTTCAGCCAACTCGTCGAGCATGAAACTGGTCGGCTTCTCGCGCTCGGGACACGCATGCTTTCCTCTCCTTCTCAGGCCGAGGACGTTGTTCAGGACAGCCTCGCTTCGGTGTGGCTGACGCGCCATCGGCTTGATCCGGACAAGCCGATCGGACCCTATCTGACAACCGTCGTCCTCAACCGCTGCCGGGACCGTTTGCGCAGGCGCAAGGTCGCGGGCTTTTTCGGACTGTCGGGTGATGACGAACTCCATTCCATCGCCGACGATTTGCCGGGTCCTGAAGCGTTGGCCGTTTCCAGGGAAGAGCTCAATCTCGTTCAGGCCGAGATCGCGCGAATGCCTGTAAGGCTGCGCGAAGCGCTTGTGCTCGTGACCATCGAGGGGCGTAGCCAGGCCGAGGCGGCCGATCTTCTCGGAACGACCGAAAAGGCGATCGAAACCCGCGTATATCGCGCGCGCAACAGGCTGAAGGAGCGCTTCGAAAAACTTTGA
- a CDS encoding copper resistance system multicopper oxidase: MIAVNRRKFLGAGAGGMGLLGLAGAMPAWARGADILAGNARKGLDEISGPNIDLTVARSAFATGNRRGGAIAVNGTIPGPLLRLQEGMTVRLNVHNQLEEDTSIHWHGLLVPFQLDGVPGVSFPGVKPGETFTAEFPVRQSGTYWWHSHSGLQEQAGHYGAIVVDPAGPDPVQADREYIVVLSEFSEMSPHTIFDKLKKGEGYFNYNQNTWTDDYPLSGEDRRMWAKMRMMPTDILDVSSAAYTYLLNGHGPLDNLEYLFRPGERVRLRFINAGAMTFFNIRIPGLPMTIVQADGQNVEPVEVDEFQIGVAETYDVVVTPGAQQAYTLVAESMDRSGMGIATLASAPGARAAIPPLRDPPLLTMADMGMSGMDHGSSGDAGMSGMDHGSGGDMAGMDHGSSGQSEMAGMAGMSGMQMRDTSLLPPDVKVGPGLDMVSMNPVDRMGDPGIGLADVPHRTLDYRKLRALTPHREGRTPSRRMEIHLTGNMERYMWSFDGKKFSAVSDEPIRFAYNERVRVKLVNDTMMAHPIHLHGHFFELVNGAPADRQPLKHTVILQPGGSAQFDLTADEPGDWAFHCHLLYHMHAGMFQIVTVANPDGSEA; encoded by the coding sequence ATGATCGCCGTCAATCGACGCAAGTTTCTCGGAGCCGGAGCAGGAGGAATGGGTCTGCTCGGCCTTGCCGGGGCGATGCCTGCCTGGGCACGGGGCGCGGACATCCTCGCAGGTAACGCCCGCAAGGGGCTGGACGAGATATCCGGCCCCAATATCGACCTCACCGTTGCCCGATCGGCCTTCGCGACCGGCAACAGGCGCGGCGGCGCGATCGCCGTCAATGGCACGATCCCCGGTCCGCTGTTGCGATTGCAGGAAGGCATGACCGTCCGGCTCAATGTCCATAACCAGCTCGAGGAAGATACCTCGATCCACTGGCACGGTCTGCTCGTGCCGTTTCAGCTCGATGGAGTGCCTGGCGTGAGCTTTCCCGGCGTCAAACCGGGAGAGACCTTCACCGCCGAATTTCCGGTTCGCCAGTCGGGTACCTACTGGTGGCACTCGCATAGCGGCCTGCAGGAACAGGCCGGGCATTACGGCGCGATCGTGGTCGACCCCGCCGGACCCGATCCGGTCCAGGCCGACCGCGAATATATCGTGGTGCTGAGCGAATTCAGCGAAATGTCGCCCCACACGATTTTCGACAAGCTCAAGAAGGGCGAAGGCTACTTCAACTACAACCAGAACACCTGGACCGACGATTACCCGCTTTCGGGCGAGGATCGCCGGATGTGGGCGAAAATGCGCATGATGCCGACGGACATCCTCGACGTGTCGAGCGCGGCTTATACCTATCTTCTGAACGGCCATGGCCCGCTCGACAATCTGGAATACCTCTTCCGCCCGGGCGAACGCGTGCGGCTGCGCTTCATCAATGCCGGCGCCATGACCTTCTTCAATATTCGCATTCCCGGCCTGCCGATGACCATCGTTCAGGCGGACGGGCAGAACGTCGAGCCGGTGGAGGTCGACGAGTTCCAGATCGGTGTGGCCGAGACATACGACGTCGTCGTGACGCCGGGCGCGCAACAAGCCTACACGCTGGTCGCGGAGTCGATGGACCGCTCGGGCATGGGTATTGCCACACTCGCGAGCGCACCCGGCGCTCGCGCCGCCATTCCGCCGCTGCGCGATCCGCCGCTTCTGACCATGGCCGACATGGGCATGAGCGGCATGGACCACGGCTCGTCTGGCGATGCCGGCATGTCGGGCATGGACCACGGAAGTGGCGGCGACATGGCGGGGATGGATCATGGTTCGTCCGGCCAATCCGAGATGGCAGGCATGGCCGGCATGTCGGGGATGCAGATGCGCGACACGTCGCTTCTGCCGCCCGATGTGAAGGTCGGGCCCGGTCTCGACATGGTCTCGATGAACCCGGTCGACCGCATGGGCGATCCCGGCATCGGTCTCGCCGATGTGCCGCATCGTACGCTCGACTATCGCAAGCTGCGCGCTCTGACTCCACACCGCGAGGGCCGCACGCCGTCCCGGCGAATGGAAATTCATCTGACCGGCAATATGGAGCGCTACATGTGGTCGTTCGACGGCAAGAAGTTCTCCGCCGTCTCAGACGAGCCGATCCGTTTCGCCTATAACGAGCGCGTGCGCGTGAAGCTCGTCAACGACACGATGATGGCGCACCCCATTCACTTGCACGGTCATTTCTTCGAGCTGGTCAATGGCGCGCCGGCCGATCGTCAACCGCTCAAGCACACGGTAATCCTGCAGCCGGGTGGCAGCGCGCAGTTCGACCTGACGGCGGACGAGCCGGGCGACTGGGCCTTCCACTGTCACCTTCTCTACCACATGCATGCCGGGATGTTTCAGATCGTCACGGTCGCCAATCCCGACGGGAGCGAAGCATGA
- a CDS encoding copper resistance protein B, giving the protein MKIRIVSLLASVAAGSVLASPAAAQHAGHSPAEPQQSAEAQADAKTKCEEEAERHRAMGHPVADGACEPAAQPEAAMDRSEMDHSTMDHGAMTAQDGHSGMTMPVDAARPQASPESHEGMDHGSMPQGKPAEGAMDHSQMNHGEMGQAEASSSMDHGQMDHSQMNHGETPSQDRQGMDHSAMQMGSDDDIPLLPPPPEAGSGPARAAVAIWGEEAMNEARRELVRETDGGMRFWFQGDRLEYRAREGKDGYLWDIQGYYGGDIDKFWFKSEGEGSFGEPIEGAEVQALWSRAIAPFFDFQAGVRQDLTGPERTHAVIGIQGLMPYRFEVDAAAFVSTKGDVTARIEGELDQRIMQRLILQPRAELALSAQDIPELGIGAGLDRIEAGLRLRYEFAREFAPYVGVSQEWRIGDSADFARAAGEDPSVTNYVVGVRFWF; this is encoded by the coding sequence ATGAAAATTCGTATTGTCAGCCTGCTCGCATCGGTCGCAGCCGGCTCAGTTCTCGCCTCCCCCGCGGCGGCGCAGCATGCCGGTCATTCGCCGGCGGAGCCGCAGCAAAGCGCCGAGGCGCAGGCTGACGCGAAGACGAAGTGCGAGGAAGAAGCCGAGCGCCATCGCGCGATGGGGCATCCGGTTGCAGATGGAGCATGCGAACCGGCTGCTCAACCTGAAGCCGCCATGGACCGCTCCGAGATGGATCACTCAACCATGGATCATGGTGCGATGACCGCTCAGGATGGCCATTCTGGCATGACAATGCCTGTGGACGCTGCCCGTCCACAGGCATCGCCCGAAAGTCATGAAGGAATGGATCACGGCTCGATGCCGCAGGGCAAGCCCGCCGAAGGCGCGATGGATCATTCGCAGATGAATCACGGCGAGATGGGTCAGGCGGAGGCCAGTTCGTCGATGGACCATGGGCAGATGGATCACAGCCAGATGAACCATGGGGAGACGCCTTCGCAGGACAGGCAGGGCATGGACCATTCGGCGATGCAGATGGGCTCGGACGATGATATCCCGCTGCTGCCGCCTCCTCCAGAAGCAGGGAGCGGCCCAGCGCGCGCGGCGGTCGCCATCTGGGGCGAGGAAGCCATGAACGAAGCGCGCCGCGAGCTTGTCCGCGAGACCGACGGAGGAATGCGCTTCTGGTTTCAGGGCGACCGGCTCGAATACCGCGCCCGCGAGGGGAAGGATGGATATCTGTGGGACATCCAGGGATATTATGGCGGCGACATCGACAAATTCTGGTTCAAGTCCGAGGGTGAGGGCAGCTTTGGCGAACCCATAGAAGGCGCCGAGGTCCAGGCGCTCTGGAGTCGCGCCATTGCGCCCTTCTTCGATTTCCAGGCGGGTGTTCGCCAGGACCTCACCGGTCCGGAGCGCACGCACGCGGTTATCGGTATCCAGGGTCTCATGCCGTACCGCTTCGAGGTCGATGCCGCGGCCTTCGTCTCCACCAAGGGCGATGTGACCGCGCGTATCGAGGGCGAACTCGATCAGCGCATCATGCAGCGGTTGATCCTCCAGCCCAGAGCCGAACTCGCGCTTTCTGCGCAGGACATTCCCGAGCTGGGCATCGGTGCCGGGCTCGATCGGATCGAGGCGGGCCTGCGTCTTCGCTACGAGTTCGCGCGCGAATTCGCACCCTATGTCGGCGTTTCGCAAGAATGGCGCATCGGCGACAGCGCGGATTTTGCGCGGGCCGCCGGAGAGGATCCGAGCGTCACCAATTATGTCGTCGGTGTGCGATTCTGGTTCTGA
- a CDS encoding nuclear transport factor 2 family protein has product MTKTLTRIAATAFVAALIPLPAFAQQMDHSSHANHQMHAMDASAEDVAGAEETLKAYRTALEARDAQAMRALFAEDSAIFENGKAEGSFANYMEHHLGPELDAIVSFTFTDPTLTVTRMGHMAHAYETYGYRIELSDGRVIERDGVATSVLAHDADGWRIVQYHSSSRALRN; this is encoded by the coding sequence ATGACCAAGACTTTGACGCGCATCGCGGCGACTGCGTTTGTTGCCGCGCTGATACCGCTGCCAGCCTTCGCGCAGCAGATGGACCACTCTTCTCATGCGAACCATCAGATGCACGCGATGGACGCCTCGGCGGAGGATGTCGCGGGCGCTGAAGAAACCCTCAAGGCCTATCGCACCGCTCTTGAAGCGCGCGACGCGCAGGCAATGCGCGCGCTCTTCGCCGAGGACTCGGCGATCTTCGAGAATGGCAAGGCGGAAGGAAGCTTTGCCAATTACATGGAGCACCATTTGGGCCCCGAGCTCGACGCGATTGTGAGCTTCACCTTTACCGACCCCACGCTGACCGTCACCCGGATGGGGCACATGGCCCATGCCTATGAGACGTATGGCTATCGCATCGAACTTAGCGATGGCCGGGTGATCGAGCGCGACGGCGTGGCGACATCGGTGCTTGCTCACGATGCGGACGGGTGGAGAATCGTCCAGTACCATTCCTCGTCGCGCGCGCTGCGCAACTGA
- a CDS encoding PepSY domain-containing protein translates to MATPSLKLRLHVLGSKIHKWLAIFVGVQVLLWMGTGALMSFLDLEEVRSEHVVSREREALPADAPLPAWVANDGTLAAVTTRSLDGDAVTEVRKVDGSVSLHDPVTGRKLSPISAPTARSIALRAWTGPRTTIEGARLVHEPVGTEFRGPFPAWQVTYADEASTRLYIDASSGTLGAARSDTWRLFDFIWGLHIMDWTERDRINSWWLLLFGIGGTIIALSGFVLLANRMPRLRRRTKKSKLA, encoded by the coding sequence TTGGCAACGCCGTCGCTGAAGCTGCGCCTGCATGTGCTCGGCAGCAAGATCCACAAATGGCTGGCGATTTTCGTCGGTGTCCAGGTTCTCTTGTGGATGGGAACCGGCGCCCTCATGTCGTTTCTCGACCTGGAAGAAGTTCGCTCCGAACATGTCGTTTCGCGTGAACGAGAGGCGCTGCCCGCCGATGCCCCGCTCCCGGCCTGGGTCGCAAATGACGGTACTCTTGCAGCGGTGACGACACGTTCGCTCGACGGCGATGCCGTGACCGAGGTCCGAAAGGTCGACGGTAGCGTGAGCCTTCACGATCCGGTGACAGGGCGCAAACTCTCCCCCATCTCGGCTCCGACGGCAAGATCCATCGCGTTGCGCGCATGGACCGGACCGCGCACGACGATCGAAGGCGCGCGGCTCGTTCACGAACCGGTGGGGACCGAGTTTCGCGGCCCTTTTCCGGCCTGGCAGGTCACCTATGCTGACGAGGCTTCGACGCGCCTCTACATCGATGCCAGCAGCGGTACCCTCGGGGCGGCGCGTAGTGATACTTGGCGCCTGTTCGATTTCATCTGGGGCCTGCACATCATGGACTGGACCGAGCGCGATCGCATCAACAGTTGGTGGCTTCTGCTGTTCGGCATTGGCGGCACGATCATAGCCCTGTCGGGTTTCGTCCTGCTTGCGAACCGGATGCCGCGGCTGCGTCGTCGCACAAAGAAGAGCAAACTCGCCTGA
- a CDS encoding DUF2231 domain-containing protein, whose product MKAPSFLALLAASLLFVGPVQAHGDEKHGEETSAAPAVTNGDAPDQAAMAQMGDGGAAGEPSAGHDEASGGHDEAGGHAEEGETGVMAVLKKLHPATIHFPIALFLMAAATELFVMRRKGAGLESAVRVLVYGGAIGAVVAVLFGWIHTGLWFGGDTVMQVHRWNGMLIAVLGIAMAYLASRPSQSRAWLRASIFSIAALVLIQGFLGGELAHGPNHLGISWL is encoded by the coding sequence ATGAAAGCCCCCTCATTCTTGGCGCTGCTCGCCGCAAGCCTGCTCTTCGTCGGACCCGTTCAGGCTCATGGCGACGAAAAGCACGGCGAAGAGACGAGCGCCGCACCTGCTGTCACCAATGGCGATGCGCCCGACCAGGCGGCCATGGCGCAGATGGGCGACGGCGGAGCGGCCGGCGAGCCCTCAGCCGGGCACGACGAAGCAAGTGGAGGCCATGACGAAGCCGGTGGCCATGCGGAGGAGGGTGAAACCGGCGTCATGGCCGTACTGAAGAAGCTGCATCCGGCAACGATCCACTTCCCGATCGCCTTGTTTCTCATGGCTGCGGCCACCGAATTGTTCGTGATGCGCCGGAAAGGAGCGGGCCTGGAAAGTGCGGTGCGCGTGCTTGTCTACGGCGGAGCCATCGGCGCAGTGGTCGCAGTCCTGTTCGGATGGATTCACACCGGTCTGTGGTTCGGCGGCGACACCGTCATGCAGGTGCATCGATGGAACGGTATGCTGATCGCCGTTCTCGGTATTGCGATGGCCTATCTCGCGAGCAGGCCGAGCCAGAGCCGCGCATGGTTGCGCGCGTCGATATTCTCCATCGCGGCGCTCGTTCTCATCCAGGGCTTCCTTGGCGGCGAGCTCGCGCATGGGCCGAACCACCTCGGTATTTCCTGGCTCTGA
- a CDS encoding relaxase/mobilization nuclease domain-containing protein, with amino-acid sequence MFDALSDEVDGDAFAARCEDDRHHFRFIVSPEDASEMADLRAFTRELLEDMASDLDTKPDWVAVDHWNTDNPHVHVLVRGVASDGRDLVIDRSYISEGMRARAQERVTVELGPRSERNIQQALRREVDAERWTSLDRRLQNQRDDLGVVDLSPEDDATRRSNRAFLIGRAQMLERMGLAERVGSARWTLTADLEPTLRALLAAQQAVPPCRRYAKRQTAPGAISATGRVRRSGTWVAASCPLTVLRHRIRNRRTARRPGRGP; translated from the coding sequence ATGTTCGATGCCTTATCGGATGAGGTCGATGGCGATGCCTTCGCCGCGCGCTGCGAAGACGACCGGCATCACTTCCGCTTCATCGTGTCGCCGGAAGACGCAAGCGAGATGGCTGACCTGCGCGCTTTCACGCGCGAACTCCTTGAGGATATGGCGAGCGATCTCGACACCAAGCCCGACTGGGTGGCGGTCGATCACTGGAATACCGACAACCCGCATGTCCATGTCCTGGTCCGCGGCGTTGCCTCGGACGGCAGGGACCTGGTGATCGATCGCTCTTATATCAGCGAAGGTATGCGGGCCCGCGCCCAGGAGCGCGTCACCGTCGAGCTCGGCCCGCGCAGCGAGCGCAATATTCAGCAAGCGCTCCGCCGCGAGGTCGATGCCGAGCGCTGGACCTCGCTCGACCGCCGCTTGCAAAATCAGCGCGACGATCTTGGCGTGGTCGATTTGTCCCCCGAGGACGATGCGACACGCCGCAGCAACCGCGCATTCCTTATTGGCCGCGCACAAATGCTCGAACGCATGGGATTGGCCGAGCGGGTCGGGTCGGCGCGCTGGACCTTGACCGCAGACCTCGAACCGACATTGCGCGCGCTGTTGGCCGCGCAGCAGGCGGTGCCGCCATGTCGCCGCTACGCAAAGCGGCAGACAGCGCCAGGAGCAATTTCCGCGACGGGGCGCGTGCGTCGGTCGGGAACATGGGTGGCCGCATCGTGCCCGCTCACGGTGCTTCGTCACCGGATCCGGAACAGACGAACGGCCCGCCGGCCTGGGCGCGGTCCATGA